In the genome of Octopus sinensis linkage group LG12, ASM634580v1, whole genome shotgun sequence, one region contains:
- the LOC115217915 gene encoding uncharacterized protein LOC115217915, which yields MLFLSCWSILVFICLNFAIYFADIQATSWDVTVCFDTANYSSIRVALNNKYVDISYQSKQKCFKPNFELNSGEKPSFIKVNPYNNYETIVGKPDHSEIYFGECKSDCYKKTKLGKWTHWNLEVIHSEMNNKYTQSFKIVPYGKDDIKFEKDSKTSNKSFILPMEMNTRSRIEIETTGKFWLETVVKLKNMETSNTYSCIYVLKQSIPYHECSLINNTVWKIELTFQSKLIGNIEEMKIFFRMTGSETNTLQALTLKKLAYLPTFSAFINIGNISMDEVEISFENNNKAIDISKIVMTRILTGEEYGCVNVHKTNSNEYSCKFLNKKEELQSNESYLLIKIVVGPLVVLILCLIMIFIVRKKVFRNSVNRGNTSKLQDVNENHYYSMQNTTPVCISKRNQELPSSQLKSQDLVEDGYCCMKNPSSVYINKPTQQPFYSDLEIHIYEELA from the exons tcTATTTTGCAGATATCCAGGCCACAAGTTGGGATGTAACAGTTTGTTTTGATACAGCTAACTATTCTTCAATTCGTGTTGCTTTGAACAATAAATATGTCGACATATCATatcaaagcaaacaaaaatgtTTCAAACCCAATTTTGAATTAAACAGTGGAGAAAAGCCAAGTTTTATTAAAGTTAATCCGTATAATAACTATGAG aCAATTGTTGGAAAACCAGAtcattcagaaatatattttggcGAATGCAAGTCAGATTGTTATAAGAAGACAAAATTAGGAAAAT GGACACACTGGAACCTTGAAGTTATACATAGTGAGATGAACAACAAGTACACACAATCATTTAAAATAGTACCTTATGGCAAAGACGATATAAAATTTGAGAAAGATTCTAAAACATCAAATAAATCATTCATTCTTCCAATGGAAATGAATACAAGGTCAAGAATAGAAATAGAGACTACAGGAAAATTTTGGTTAGAGACAGTT GTCAAGCTGAAGAATATGGAAACTTCCAACACATATTCTTGTATTTATGTTCTTAAACAAAGTATTCCTTACCATGAGTGTTCATTGATAAATA ATACTGTGTGGAAAATAGAACTAACCTTTCAATCGAAACTAATTGGAAAtatagaagaaatgaaaatattttttagaatgactgGTAGTGAAACAAACACTTTACAAGctctaacattaaaaaaattagctTATCTCCCCACATTTTCTGCTTTTATCAATATTGGAAATATAAGCATGGATGAAGTTGAAATATcctttgaaaataataacaaagctATTGACATATCTAAA ATTGTCATGACAAGAATACTTACTGGAGAAGAATATGGTTGTGTTAACGTACACAAGACAAATTCTAATGAATATTCTTGTAAATTCCTAAACA AGAAAGAAGAACTGCAATCAAATGAATCATATCTCCTCATAAAAATAG TTGTTGGTCCCCTTGTAGTCCTTATATTATGCTTGATCATGATTTTCATTGTCAG AAAGAAAGTGTTCAGAAACAGTGTAAACAGAGGTAACACATCAAAACTTCAAGATGTAAATGAAAATCATTATTACTCCATGCAAAATACTACTCCAGTTTGTATCAGCAAACGCAATCAAGAATTACCATCTTCACAGCTTAAATCTCAAGATCTTGTTGAAGATGGATATTGCTGTATGAAAAATCCCAGTTCAGTTTACATCAATAAACCCACACAACAACCATTCTATTCAGATCTAGAAATCCATATATATGAAGAACTTGCATAA